One window from the genome of Thermoplasmatales archaeon encodes:
- a CDS encoding transposase, producing the protein EEIKTNLFFIPNGNKYKENWKNFDVFCTNIEIDESNILSLADLYRRRWNIENFYRDAQENFMIKTKTENPIIRFFFFIFSAILYNLWYFIREFISIIAEKWKDSILDLIKQRKVLCNINCAKRIDEKIIKIF; encoded by the coding sequence GAAGAAATAAAAACAAACTTGTTCTTCATTCCAAATGGTAACAAATATAAAGAAAATTGGAAAAATTTCGATGTTTTCTGCACAAACATTGAAATTGATGAATCAAATATTCTTAGTCTTGCAGATCTATATAGGAGAAGATGGAACATAGAAAATTTTTATAGAGATGCTCAAGAGAATTTTATGATAAAAACGAAGACAGAGAATCCTATTATAAGGTTTTTCTTTTTCATATTTTCTGCTATCCTTTATAATCTGTGGTACTTTATAAGAGAATTTATTTCTATAATAGCTGAAAAGTGGAAAGATTCTATTCTTGATTTAATAAAGCAAAGAAAAGTTCTATGTAATATCAATTGTGCTAAAAGAATCGATGAAAAAATCATCAAAATTTTTTAA
- a CDS encoding thermonuclease family protein translates to MVFAKIIIGDSRKMIEVSNNTIDLVVTSPPYWHIKDYEVEGQIGYGQSLHDYLKNLYIVWKECFRVLKPGTRLCINIGDQFLRSIIYGRYKIAPLHSEFIVQCEKIGFDYMGAIIWQKKTTMNTTGGANVMGSYPHPPNGLIEIDYEFILIFKKPGIKPKPPEDIKEKSKLTKEEWKEYFSGHWNFPGERQIGHEAMFPEELPKRLIKMFTFVGDVVLDPFLGSGTTVRAALNLERNFIGYEINEKFLPIIKKKIGMNTTLLNLNNRVEIIKRDKPVQIEAITDYIPNIKDAKPKISPKKFKFERDRLYKVVDILSEDTIELDTGLIVKLLGIKIIPERNSEAKRYLEKYVKGKQIFLKFDSSFRPENEMVPAYVFLKNKIFINKEMIKQGFAEVQKYNFQYKENFMKTKLVK, encoded by the coding sequence ATGGTATTTGCTAAGATAATTATCGGGGATAGTAGAAAAATGATAGAAGTCTCGAACAATACCATAGATTTGGTTGTTACTTCGCCGCCATATTGGCATATAAAAGATTATGAGGTTGAAGGACAAATAGGTTACGGTCAATCTCTTCATGATTACTTAAAAAATCTTTATATTGTGTGGAAAGAGTGTTTTAGAGTGTTAAAGCCTGGAACAAGATTGTGTATTAACATCGGCGATCAATTCTTGAGGAGTATTATTTATGGAAGATATAAAATAGCTCCTTTGCATTCTGAATTCATTGTTCAATGTGAAAAAATTGGATTCGATTATATGGGTGCAATAATCTGGCAAAAGAAAACAACAATGAATACCACCGGTGGAGCTAATGTAATGGGCTCTTATCCTCATCCACCAAATGGTTTGATAGAAATAGATTACGAATTTATTTTAATTTTCAAGAAACCTGGTATAAAACCTAAGCCACCAGAAGATATAAAAGAAAAATCCAAATTAACCAAAGAGGAATGGAAAGAATATTTTTCTGGTCATTGGAATTTTCCGGGGGAAAGACAAATAGGTCACGAAGCTATGTTCCCAGAAGAATTGCCCAAAAGATTAATTAAAATGTTTACATTTGTTGGTGATGTAGTTTTAGACCCATTCTTAGGAAGTGGCACTACGGTTAGAGCAGCCTTAAATTTAGAAAGAAACTTTATTGGATACGAAATCAATGAAAAATTTTTACCGATTATAAAGAAAAAAATCGGAATGAACACAACATTATTAAACTTGAATAACAGAGTTGAGATTATAAAGAGGGATAAACCAGTTCAAATAGAAGCTATTACAGATTACATACCAAACATAAAAGATGCAAAACCAAAAATTTCTCCTAAAAAGTTCAAATTTGAAAGAGACAGATTATATAAAGTAGTGGACATCTTAAGTGAAGATACTATTGAATTGGATACAGGCCTAATAGTGAAGTTATTAGGTATAAAAATTATTCCTGAAAGGAATAGTGAAGCAAAAAGATACTTAGAAAAATATGTTAAAGGAAAACAAATATTTCTTAAATTTGATTCATCATTTAGACCCGAGAATGAAATGGTCCCTGCCTACGTATTCCTTAAAAATAAAATTTTCATTAACAAAGAGATGATAAAACAAGGTTTTGCTGAAGTTCAAAAATATAATTTTCAATATAAAGAAAATTTTATGAAAACTAAACTGGTGAAGTAA